One genomic region from Trueperaceae bacterium encodes:
- a CDS encoding 2-oxo acid dehydrogenase subunit E2 produces the protein MPTEVKLPDIGEGIEKGTVVGVLVKVGDTVAKDQPLVELETDKAVVEIPSSASGVVSKINVSENQEARVGSVLVVVDEEASAQAVSPAPVAPATAPAAPATTSSAEPAPVTPASRPPAQEAPAPEQADPAAKPAAAPAHETGGTVPAAPSVRRLARELGVDIRAVPGSGVLGRISAADVRAYADGGAVAPTVAGAEAASPAAAPAAVQPVALPDFSRWGETERSPMSGVRKATVRSMTNAWSSVPMVTQFDKADITELEVVRKRYQPKAEALGAKLTPTAILLKVVAGALRRFPDFNASIDVAAQEVVHKRYVNVGVAVDTDAGLLVPVVKNADRKNMLELAVELGELAVKARNRKLSPDEMQGGNFSISNLGGIGGYGFTPIVNPPDVAILGVSRSSMEPVWNAATGEFEPRLMLPMSLTYDHRLIDGAAAARFLRWVCTALEDPFLIALEG, from the coding sequence GTGCCAACTGAAGTGAAGCTGCCCGACATCGGCGAAGGTATCGAGAAGGGCACCGTCGTCGGCGTCCTCGTGAAGGTCGGCGACACGGTCGCGAAGGACCAGCCGCTCGTCGAGCTGGAGACCGACAAGGCCGTCGTGGAGATCCCCTCGTCGGCCAGCGGTGTCGTGAGCAAGATCAACGTCAGCGAGAACCAGGAAGCGCGGGTAGGCTCCGTGCTCGTCGTCGTCGACGAGGAGGCCTCCGCGCAGGCCGTGAGCCCGGCGCCGGTCGCGCCGGCCACCGCCCCTGCCGCCCCAGCCACCACGTCGAGCGCGGAACCGGCCCCCGTTACACCTGCCTCCCGGCCCCCCGCGCAAGAAGCCCCGGCCCCAGAACAGGCCGACCCGGCCGCGAAGCCGGCCGCCGCGCCGGCGCACGAGACCGGCGGGACGGTGCCGGCGGCGCCGTCCGTCAGGCGGCTCGCCCGGGAGCTCGGGGTCGACATCCGCGCCGTGCCAGGCAGCGGCGTCCTCGGCCGCATCTCGGCCGCCGACGTGCGCGCGTACGCGGACGGCGGCGCCGTAGCGCCGACCGTCGCGGGCGCCGAGGCCGCCTCCCCGGCGGCTGCGCCCGCCGCGGTGCAGCCGGTCGCGCTGCCCGACTTCTCGCGCTGGGGCGAGACGGAGCGCTCGCCCATGAGCGGCGTGCGCAAGGCCACCGTGCGGTCGATGACTAACGCCTGGTCGAGCGTGCCGATGGTCACCCAGTTCGACAAGGCCGACATCACGGAGCTGGAGGTCGTCCGCAAGCGCTACCAGCCGAAGGCCGAGGCCCTCGGCGCGAAGCTGACCCCCACCGCCATCCTGCTCAAGGTCGTGGCCGGCGCCCTCAGGCGCTTCCCGGACTTCAACGCCAGCATCGACGTCGCCGCGCAGGAGGTCGTCCACAAGCGCTACGTGAACGTCGGGGTGGCCGTCGACACGGACGCGGGCCTCCTCGTGCCGGTCGTGAAGAACGCCGATCGCAAGAACATGCTCGAGCTGGCCGTCGAACTCGGCGAGCTGGCCGTCAAGGCGCGGAACCGCAAGCTCTCGCCGGACGAGATGCAGGGCGGCAACTTCTCCATCTCGAACCTCGGCGGCATCGGCGGGTACGGCTTCACGCCGATCGTCAACCCGCCGGACGTGGCCATCCTCGGCGTCTCGCGCTCGAGCATGGAGCCCGTATGGAACGCCGCCACCGGCGAGTTCGAGCCGCGCCTCATGCTGCCCATGTCGCTCACCTACGATCACCGGCTCATCGATGGCGCCGCCGCCGCCCGGTTCCTGCGCTGGGTCTGCACCGCACTCGAGGACCCGTTCCTCATCGCGCTGGAGGGCTGA
- the mscL gene encoding large conductance mechanosensitive channel protein MscL, with amino-acid sequence MIKEFRDFINRGNVLDLAVAVIIGGAFGAITTSLVNQVIMPVIGLILGGADFSNLGIIMKDRDQYASVADAVAAGAPVLQYGAFLNTVINFLLIAIVLFFIVKAFNQAKKAFEKPAAPAAPAEPSAEVKLLTEIRDELKKR; translated from the coding sequence ATGATCAAGGAGTTCCGCGATTTCATCAACCGGGGCAATGTCCTCGACCTGGCCGTCGCCGTCATCATCGGCGGCGCCTTCGGTGCGATCACGACGTCGCTGGTGAACCAGGTCATCATGCCGGTCATCGGCCTGATCCTCGGCGGTGCCGACTTCAGCAACTTGGGCATCATCATGAAGGACCGCGACCAGTACGCCAGCGTCGCCGACGCCGTAGCGGCCGGCGCCCCGGTCCTCCAGTACGGCGCCTTCCTGAACACCGTCATCAACTTCTTGCTCATCGCCATCGTGCTCTTCTTCATCGTGAAGGCCTTCAACCAGGCCAAGAAGGCGTTCGAGAAGCCCGCTGCGCCCGCCGCCCCGGCCGAGCCGAGCGCCGAGGTCAAGCTCCTCACCGAGATCCGCGACGAGCTCAAGAAGCGCTGA
- the aceE gene encoding pyruvate dehydrogenase (acetyl-transferring), homodimeric type, translating into MADVLDRLLDLDRSQLAPDELTQLNAVELREWLESLDYVLASGGAGRVVEILERLEAHAEKYGIRLPFESDTSYVNTISVEEQPEYPGDLALERKITNLIRWNAMAMVVQANKHSPGIGGHIATYASAAILYEVGFNHFFRGPKLGPDSDFVYFQGHASPGIYARSYLEHRFDDAQMHNFRRELQAGPGLSSYPHPWLMPDYWSYPTVSMGLGPITSIYQARFRRYLEDRGLYPKGTGKVWAFIGDGETDEPETLGAIRVASRSKLDNLIWVLNANLQRLDGPVFGNGQIIQELEGIFRGSGWNVIKVAWGSAWDDLLKRDTQGIVVKRFEELVDGESQRYAAFGGQELKERFFNTPELKELVSDWTDADFAKLNRGGHDPVKVYAAFDRAVKHKGQPTVIIARTVKGYGLGTAGEAQNITHQQKKLDENEMRAFRDRFNLPITDDQIANEPFHRPAEDSPEHQYLVEHREKLGGFLPARSVQSEPLAPPPAEAFEEFMASSGDHTVSTTMVIVNIMRKLLRDPNWSKLVVPIIPDEARTFGMEAFFRQIGIYSPVGQLYEPVDSAHLMYYKESRDGQILEEGITEAGGMASFIAAGTAYANYGVNTVPFYLYYSMFGYQRVGDLIWLAGDSHARGFLVGATAGRTTLAGEGLQHQDGHSHVLTYPVPNLLSYDPAFGHELAIIVRDGLRRMYQEQEKVFYYVTVGNENYLQPGAPAHLSREALEEGVLKGMYLFRPASRKRSKLHAQLFGSGSIMTCVLEAQEILERDYGVATNVWSVTSYKELHRDALQVERYNRLNPDQEQHKPYVTELLEGAKGVLVAASDYMKILPDSLAAYLPRPMLSLGTDGYGRSEARSELRDFFEVDARHIVYATLTALHRDGLVDTAALVAARDALEIEPAKADPYVD; encoded by the coding sequence ATGGCTGACGTCCTGGATCGACTACTAGACCTGGACCGCTCCCAGTTGGCGCCGGACGAGCTCACGCAGCTCAACGCCGTCGAACTGCGCGAGTGGTTGGAGTCGCTCGACTACGTTCTCGCCAGCGGCGGCGCCGGACGCGTCGTCGAGATCCTGGAGCGGCTCGAGGCGCACGCGGAGAAGTACGGCATCCGCCTGCCCTTCGAGTCCGACACGTCCTACGTCAACACCATCAGCGTCGAGGAGCAGCCGGAGTACCCGGGCGATCTCGCGCTGGAACGCAAGATCACGAACCTCATCCGCTGGAACGCGATGGCCATGGTCGTGCAGGCGAACAAGCACTCGCCCGGCATCGGCGGGCACATCGCCACCTACGCGTCGGCCGCCATCCTCTACGAGGTCGGCTTCAACCACTTCTTCCGCGGTCCGAAGCTGGGGCCGGACTCCGACTTCGTCTACTTCCAGGGTCACGCGAGCCCGGGCATCTACGCCCGCTCCTACCTGGAGCATCGCTTCGACGACGCCCAGATGCACAACTTCCGCCGTGAGCTGCAGGCAGGCCCGGGCCTCTCGTCCTACCCGCACCCCTGGCTCATGCCGGACTACTGGAGCTACCCCACTGTCTCCATGGGCCTCGGCCCCATAACGTCCATCTACCAGGCGCGGTTCAGGCGCTACCTGGAGGACCGCGGCCTGTACCCGAAGGGCACGGGCAAGGTGTGGGCGTTCATCGGCGACGGCGAGACCGACGAGCCGGAGACGCTCGGCGCCATCCGCGTCGCGTCCCGCAGCAAGCTCGACAACCTGATCTGGGTGCTGAACGCCAACCTCCAGCGCCTCGACGGGCCCGTGTTCGGCAACGGCCAGATCATCCAGGAGCTCGAGGGCATCTTCCGCGGCTCGGGCTGGAACGTCATCAAGGTGGCGTGGGGCAGCGCCTGGGACGACCTGCTCAAGCGCGACACGCAAGGCATCGTCGTGAAGCGCTTCGAGGAGCTCGTCGACGGGGAGTCGCAGCGCTACGCGGCTTTCGGCGGCCAGGAGTTGAAGGAGCGGTTCTTCAACACGCCGGAGCTCAAGGAGCTCGTCAGCGACTGGACCGACGCGGACTTCGCCAAGCTCAACCGCGGCGGTCACGACCCGGTCAAGGTGTACGCGGCCTTCGACCGCGCGGTCAAGCACAAGGGCCAGCCGACGGTCATCATCGCCCGCACGGTCAAGGGCTACGGCCTCGGCACGGCCGGTGAGGCGCAGAACATCACGCACCAGCAGAAGAAGCTCGACGAGAACGAGATGCGCGCGTTCCGCGACCGCTTCAACCTGCCCATCACCGACGACCAGATCGCCAACGAGCCGTTCCACCGCCCGGCGGAGGACAGCCCCGAGCACCAGTACCTCGTCGAGCATCGCGAGAAGCTAGGCGGCTTCCTGCCCGCCAGGAGCGTGCAGTCCGAGCCGCTGGCCCCCCCGCCCGCCGAAGCCTTCGAGGAGTTCATGGCCTCGAGCGGCGATCACACCGTCTCGACGACCATGGTGATCGTGAACATCATGCGCAAGCTCCTGCGCGACCCGAACTGGAGCAAGCTCGTCGTGCCGATCATCCCCGACGAGGCGCGCACCTTCGGCATGGAGGCGTTCTTCAGGCAGATCGGCATCTACTCGCCCGTCGGGCAGCTGTACGAGCCCGTCGACAGCGCGCACCTCATGTACTACAAGGAGTCGCGCGACGGTCAGATCCTCGAGGAAGGCATCACCGAGGCCGGCGGCATGGCCTCGTTCATAGCGGCCGGCACCGCCTACGCGAACTACGGTGTCAACACGGTGCCCTTCTACCTCTACTACTCGATGTTCGGCTACCAGCGCGTTGGCGATCTCATCTGGCTTGCCGGCGACAGCCACGCGAGGGGCTTCCTCGTCGGCGCCACCGCCGGTCGCACGACGCTCGCGGGCGAGGGCCTGCAGCACCAGGACGGCCACTCCCACGTCCTCACCTACCCCGTCCCTAACCTCCTCTCGTACGACCCGGCGTTCGGGCACGAGCTCGCCATCATCGTCCGCGACGGCTTGCGCCGCATGTACCAGGAGCAGGAGAAGGTCTTCTACTACGTCACGGTCGGCAACGAGAACTACCTGCAGCCGGGCGCGCCCGCCCACCTCTCGCGCGAGGCCCTCGAGGAGGGCGTCCTCAAGGGCATGTACCTCTTCCGCCCCGCCAGCCGGAAGCGCAGCAAGCTGCACGCCCAGCTCTTCGGCAGCGGCAGCATCATGACCTGCGTGCTCGAGGCCCAGGAGATCCTGGAACGCGACTACGGCGTCGCGACCAACGTCTGGAGCGTCACCTCCTACAAGGAGCTCCACCGCGACGCCCTGCAGGTCGAGCGCTACAACCGCCTCAACCCGGACCAGGAGCAGCACAAGCCGTACGTCACGGAGCTGCTCGAGGGGGCGAAGGGCGTGCTCGTGGCCGCCTCGGACTACATGAAGATCCTCCCCGACTCGCTTGCCGCCTACCTACCCCGCCCGATGCTCTCCCTCGGCACGGACGGTTACGGTAGGAGCGAGGCGCGCAGCGAGCTCCGCGACTTCTTCGAGGTCGACGCCCGCCACATCGTCTACGCCACGCTGACCGCCCTGCACCGCGACGGGCTCGTCGACACCGCCGCGCTCGTCGCGGCCCGCGACGCCCTCGAGATCGAGCCGGCCAAGGCCGACCCCTACGTCGACTGA
- a CDS encoding 5'-methylthioadenosine/adenosylhomocysteine nucleosidase, which translates to MTEEVARLRAGLADAAAARCGPFAWESGSLEGVPVLLAECGVGKVNAAALTQALLAAGAARVVFTGVAGAVADSLRIGDVVVSSDAVQHDVDVTGLGYEPGEVPGVGKVWGADPALRSAALAAARALAGVRVVEGRVASGDAFVSDPARVLQLRQTFGAACAEMEGAAVAQVCARWGVPFVIVRSISDTADHSAGVDFRAFTRVAAERAESVVRGLLRRLAAGDPPC; encoded by the coding sequence ATGACCGAGGAGGTCGCGCGGTTGCGCGCCGGCCTGGCGGACGCGGCGGCCGCTCGTTGCGGGCCGTTCGCTTGGGAGAGCGGGTCGCTCGAGGGCGTGCCCGTTCTGCTCGCCGAATGCGGCGTAGGCAAGGTCAACGCCGCCGCCCTCACGCAAGCGCTCCTGGCCGCCGGGGCTGCTCGCGTCGTGTTCACCGGGGTGGCCGGCGCGGTCGCCGACTCGCTGCGCATCGGCGACGTGGTCGTGAGCTCGGACGCCGTGCAGCACGACGTCGACGTCACCGGCCTCGGCTACGAGCCTGGCGAGGTGCCCGGGGTTGGGAAGGTATGGGGGGCCGACCCCGCGCTGCGCTCCGCGGCGCTGGCGGCGGCGCGCGCGCTGGCGGGCGTGCGGGTCGTCGAGGGCCGGGTAGCGTCCGGCGACGCCTTCGTCTCCGACCCCGCGCGCGTGCTGCAACTGCGGCAGACCTTCGGCGCCGCGTGCGCGGAGATGGAGGGGGCCGCCGTGGCACAGGTCTGCGCTCGGTGGGGCGTGCCGTTCGTGATAGTCAGGAGCATCTCCGACACGGCCGACCATTCGGCAGGCGTCGACTTCAGGGCCTTCACGCGCGTGGCCGCCGAGCGCGCCGAAAGCGTGGTGCGAGGGTTGTTGCGACGCCTGGCCGCCGGAGACCCGCCGTGCTGA
- a CDS encoding sulfurtransferase — MPTIEPLISGEELVAALEAADPRLRVVDARFELSDPAFGKAAYAAGHVPGAVHLDLDLDLSGPKGVHGGRHPLPDLGELADKLGALGIGDEHSVVVYDHAGGMYAGRAVWLLRFAGHDDVRLLDGGLDAYVAAGGRLTTAQPEHARATFSVEPRPEMVVDAEDVAAAIGSDDVVVLDARAPERYRGDAEPLDPKAGHIPGALNRFFAANLRDGRFFTAAELRERLDLPAGVADGSKTVIAYCGSGVTGAHLVLALELAGYPGAKLYAGSWSDWSSRDLPVAVGEEGPSAGG; from the coding sequence ATGCCCACGATCGAGCCACTCATCTCGGGCGAGGAGCTGGTAGCCGCGCTCGAGGCCGCTGACCCGCGCCTTCGCGTAGTTGACGCCCGCTTCGAGCTCTCGGACCCCGCCTTCGGCAAGGCCGCCTACGCCGCCGGTCACGTCCCGGGAGCGGTCCACCTCGACCTCGACCTCGACCTCTCCGGCCCCAAGGGCGTCCACGGCGGCCGGCACCCGCTCCCCGACCTCGGCGAGCTGGCCGACAAGCTCGGCGCGCTCGGCATCGGAGACGAGCACTCCGTCGTCGTGTACGACCACGCCGGTGGCATGTACGCCGGTCGGGCGGTGTGGCTGCTGCGCTTCGCCGGGCACGACGACGTTCGGCTCCTCGACGGGGGGCTCGACGCGTACGTGGCGGCCGGCGGCCGGTTGACGACCGCGCAGCCCGAGCACGCGCGCGCTACGTTCAGCGTCGAGCCGCGGCCGGAGATGGTCGTCGACGCCGAGGACGTGGCCGCCGCCATCGGCAGCGACGACGTGGTGGTGCTCGACGCTCGGGCCCCCGAGCGGTACCGGGGCGACGCGGAGCCGCTCGACCCCAAGGCCGGTCACATCCCCGGCGCCCTCAACCGCTTCTTCGCGGCCAACCTGCGAGACGGGCGCTTCTTCACCGCGGCGGAGCTCCGCGAGCGCCTCGACCTGCCGGCGGGCGTCGCGGACGGCTCCAAGACGGTGATCGCCTACTGCGGCTCGGGGGTGACCGGCGCCCACCTCGTGCTGGCGTTGGAGCTCGCCGGTTACCCCGGAGCGAAGCTGTACGCGGGCTCGTGGAGCGACTGGTCGTCGCGCGATCTGCCGGTCGCCGTGGGCGAGGAAGGGCCGAGCGCGGGGGGCTGA
- the lptB gene encoding LPS export ABC transporter ATP-binding protein, with product MRAVASVSNGVSPAPNGVELRASGLVKRYGRRRVVDGVDLVLRRGEIVALLGPNGAGKTTSFYMVVGFVRPNSGRITLGGRDITAWPMHERARIGLGYLAQEPSAFRRLSVLDNLLAILEFQGLGRAEQEERAKALLEEFHIAHLARSRADTLSGGERRRLEIARSLTVDPDFLLLDEPFTGVDPKSIREIQTIVRDLRDRRGLGVLLTDHSVRETLAIADRVVLMFDGRVRFDGTPADFAADPDVRTYYLGNEFQL from the coding sequence ATGCGGGCCGTTGCTAGCGTCTCCAACGGTGTCTCGCCGGCCCCGAACGGGGTAGAGCTGCGCGCGAGCGGCCTAGTGAAGCGCTACGGCAGGCGTAGGGTCGTCGACGGGGTCGACCTGGTGCTCAGGCGGGGCGAGATCGTCGCGCTTCTCGGCCCCAACGGCGCGGGGAAGACGACGAGCTTCTACATGGTCGTCGGCTTCGTGCGCCCCAACTCGGGCCGCATAACGTTGGGCGGCCGGGACATAACGGCTTGGCCCATGCACGAGCGCGCGCGGATCGGCCTCGGCTACCTGGCGCAAGAACCGAGCGCCTTCCGGCGCCTGAGCGTCCTCGACAACCTCCTAGCCATCCTCGAGTTCCAGGGCCTCGGTCGCGCCGAGCAAGAGGAGCGCGCCAAGGCGCTCCTAGAGGAGTTCCATATCGCCCACCTGGCCAGGAGCCGGGCCGACACGCTGTCGGGCGGCGAGCGCAGGCGCCTGGAGATCGCCAGGAGCCTGACCGTCGACCCCGACTTCCTGCTGCTCGACGAGCCGTTCACCGGCGTGGACCCCAAGTCCATCAGGGAGATCCAGACCATAGTCCGAGACCTGCGCGACAGGCGTGGGCTCGGCGTGCTCCTCACCGACCACAGCGTGAGGGAGACCCTCGCCATCGCCGATCGCGTCGTGCTGATGTTCGACGGCCGCGTCCGCTTCGACGGCACACCAGCGGACTTCGCCGCCGACCCGGACGTCCGCACGTACTATCTCGGTAATGAGTTCCAGCTCTGA
- a CDS encoding DUF3084 domain-containing protein, with the protein MTLVALLVLLLVLLAGVIAYLGDRLGTYVGRRRLSLFGTRPRTTGQLVGVLSGILIMLTTIGVLALAFQNATRTILNVQRTLDELNQLRAQQRVLNQNVADANQQLAEVESQLEEAQRTIATAEAQRDAAQEARDTAMQERDALQTQRDDLASQVADAEQRVVNADAEVKAAEERLRDTQIELDDATAALGDARADRDRAMSEADEARAAAAQAQEETATLELGLADARSQLADANTELTRLQDDLVDVELRLATAEQQVRSAQQDLEAARVARDAALADRDAALADREAAVADRDAANLERDAALAQAADLSDRLVDLNAEVGALEASAEELRKQAQALRDENTNLNSANELLASENTRIQQQNNSLAELNLSLENQIRERNATVQDLQSTVDGLLRDVESQARDLAELQQQYERFEGGEVYFVKDQLIYSGAIYAQEPAAIREELAAFINDATAFVARRGVERVRVTTEQFNVLVDEIGQTSGPDLVRLISPSNQISSTIDVLVEAIENTELYAKGQLVVSHGLHLGSPELPASQGEIRTAIAQLKADAVRELRRAGLDDGQLPDFGPVTEEMFTNLLLRLVGPVTIGFVATEEVWRAGPANLELMILY; encoded by the coding sequence ATGACCCTCGTAGCCCTGCTCGTCCTCCTGCTCGTCCTCCTGGCAGGCGTCATCGCCTACCTGGGCGACCGCCTCGGCACGTACGTCGGCAGGCGGCGTCTCAGCCTCTTCGGCACGCGGCCGCGCACGACGGGCCAACTCGTCGGCGTCCTGTCCGGCATCCTGATCATGCTCACGACCATCGGCGTGCTCGCGCTGGCGTTCCAGAACGCCACGCGTACGATCCTCAACGTGCAGCGCACGTTGGACGAGCTCAACCAGCTCAGGGCCCAGCAGCGCGTGCTCAACCAGAACGTGGCCGACGCCAACCAGCAGCTTGCCGAGGTGGAGAGCCAACTCGAGGAGGCGCAGCGGACCATCGCGACCGCCGAGGCGCAGCGCGACGCCGCGCAAGAGGCGCGCGACACCGCCATGCAGGAGCGCGACGCCCTCCAGACGCAGCGCGACGACCTGGCGAGCCAGGTGGCCGACGCCGAGCAGCGCGTGGTGAACGCGGATGCGGAGGTCAAGGCCGCCGAGGAGCGGCTGCGCGACACGCAGATCGAGCTGGACGACGCCACCGCGGCCCTCGGCGACGCCAGGGCGGACCGCGACAGGGCCATGTCGGAGGCCGACGAGGCGCGCGCGGCCGCGGCGCAGGCTCAGGAGGAGACGGCGACGTTGGAACTCGGCCTGGCGGATGCCAGGTCGCAGTTGGCGGACGCCAACACCGAGCTCACACGCCTGCAGGACGACCTCGTCGACGTCGAGTTGCGCCTGGCCACGGCCGAGCAGCAGGTCAGGAGCGCTCAACAGGACCTCGAAGCCGCGCGCGTGGCGCGCGACGCCGCGTTGGCCGACCGTGACGCCGCTCTCGCCGATCGCGAGGCCGCCGTCGCCGATCGTGACGCCGCGAACCTGGAGCGCGACGCCGCCCTCGCCCAGGCGGCTGACCTCTCGGACAGGCTAGTAGACCTGAACGCCGAGGTCGGGGCGCTCGAGGCGAGCGCGGAGGAGCTCCGCAAGCAGGCCCAGGCCCTGCGCGACGAGAACACGAACCTGAACTCCGCGAACGAGCTCCTGGCGAGCGAGAACACGCGGATCCAGCAGCAGAACAACTCGCTCGCCGAGCTGAACCTCAGCCTCGAGAACCAGATCAGGGAGCGCAACGCTACCGTCCAGGACCTGCAATCCACGGTGGACGGGCTCCTGCGCGACGTCGAGAGCCAGGCGCGCGATCTGGCGGAGCTGCAGCAGCAGTACGAGCGCTTCGAGGGCGGCGAGGTCTACTTCGTCAAGGACCAGCTCATCTACTCCGGCGCCATCTACGCGCAGGAGCCGGCCGCCATCCGCGAGGAGCTGGCCGCCTTCATCAACGACGCCACGGCTTTCGTCGCGAGGCGCGGCGTGGAGCGCGTGCGGGTCACCACGGAGCAGTTCAACGTCCTGGTCGACGAGATCGGGCAGACTTCCGGCCCGGACCTCGTGCGCCTGATCTCGCCGAGCAACCAGATCAGCTCGACCATCGACGTGCTCGTCGAAGCCATAGAGAACACCGAGCTGTACGCCAAGGGGCAGCTGGTCGTGAGCCACGGCCTCCACCTCGGCTCGCCCGAACTGCCGGCCAGCCAGGGGGAGATACGTACGGCCATCGCGCAACTGAAGGCCGACGCGGTGCGCGAGCTGCGCCGCGCCGGCCTCGACGACGGCCAACTCCCCGACTTCGGGCCAGTCACGGAAGAGATGTTCACGAACTTGCTGTTGCGCCTGGTGGGGCCGGTCACGATCGGTTTCGTGGCGACAGAAGAAGTGTGGCGCGCCGGCCCCGCCAATCTCGAACTGATGATCCTTTACTGA
- a CDS encoding response regulator, with protein sequence MSEPERRTTILVADDAEGQRLVLEMLLSVDGYEVVKVEDGREALEYLKDNTPDLAILDVKMPNLGGLEVCHRMKRIPRLKDVPVLVLTAMRDEETLTHARMAHADAVIFKPLEGKDFREAVRSLLAGASPPLP encoded by the coding sequence GTGAGCGAGCCGGAGAGAAGGACGACCATCCTCGTCGCGGACGACGCAGAAGGCCAGCGGCTGGTCCTCGAGATGCTCCTGTCGGTCGACGGGTACGAGGTCGTCAAGGTCGAGGACGGTAGGGAAGCCCTCGAGTACCTGAAGGACAACACGCCCGACCTGGCCATCCTCGACGTGAAGATGCCCAACCTTGGCGGCCTGGAGGTCTGCCACAGGATGAAGCGGATCCCGCGCCTCAAGGACGTCCCTGTGCTCGTCCTGACGGCGATGCGCGACGAGGAGACCTTGACGCACGCGCGCATGGCGCACGCCGACGCCGTCATCTTCAAGCCGCTCGAGGGGAAGGACTTCCGCGAGGCGGTGCGTAGCCTGCTAGCCGGCGCTTCCCCGCCGCTGCCTTGA
- a CDS encoding RNA methyltransferase, with protein MAPRHVESAANPLVKELAALKDRRARERSGTYLVEGRREAARALDARVDAAQVLVAPSLLPGGSSVEAWQARAEAVGAAFCTASASAFKRVSMRENPDGVLLVVRTRRTPPAQVRLPSGALVLVLAGLEKPGNVGALLRSADAFGADAVFMCPDQDGPGGAAGSATGADLENPNLIRAAMGSSFTLSVGVGTREEVLSAVRAAGLHLVATSPAATTTVWDCDLTAGVAILLGREHDGLSDWWLEHADEQVQVPMRSTAADSLNVSVTGALLLFEASRQRRGSAG; from the coding sequence ATGGCCCCTAGACACGTGGAGAGCGCCGCCAACCCCCTCGTCAAGGAGCTCGCCGCACTGAAGGACAGGCGCGCGCGTGAACGCAGCGGCACCTACCTCGTGGAGGGCCGGCGGGAGGCGGCGCGCGCGCTCGACGCGCGGGTGGACGCGGCGCAGGTGCTCGTGGCCCCGTCGCTCCTGCCGGGCGGGTCGAGCGTCGAGGCGTGGCAGGCACGCGCGGAGGCGGTGGGCGCGGCGTTCTGCACCGCCAGCGCGAGCGCGTTCAAGCGCGTGAGCATGCGCGAGAACCCGGACGGCGTCCTGCTCGTCGTCCGCACGCGCAGAACGCCGCCCGCGCAGGTGCGCCTGCCGTCCGGCGCGCTCGTACTCGTGCTCGCCGGGCTCGAGAAGCCGGGCAACGTCGGAGCCCTGCTGCGCAGCGCCGACGCCTTCGGCGCCGACGCCGTGTTCATGTGCCCCGACCAGGACGGGCCCGGTGGCGCTGCCGGCAGCGCCACCGGTGCCGACCTCGAGAACCCCAACTTGATCAGGGCCGCCATGGGCAGCTCCTTCACCTTGTCCGTCGGGGTCGGCACGCGCGAGGAGGTACTGTCCGCCGTCCGAGCGGCAGGGCTCCACCTGGTAGCCACCAGCCCGGCCGCGACGACCACCGTATGGGACTGCGACCTGACGGCGGGGGTGGCCATCCTCCTCGGGCGTGAGCACGATGGCCTGTCGGACTGGTGGCTCGAGCACGCTGACGAGCAGGTCCAGGTGCCCATGCGAAGCACGGCGGCGGATAGCCTCAACGTCTCCGTTACGGGGGCGCTGCTCCTCTTCGAGGCATCAAGGCAGCGGCGGGGAAGCGCCGGCTAG